Proteins from a single region of Mycobacteriales bacterium:
- a CDS encoding sortase, whose translation MSLATLTRRVGLGTPAPDADRPVTAASSDEAATTRHEAVPDARSERLLVVSSACAVLALVCGWMLLQLLVLGGLAHTRSQHLLYSRFRSELAQATAPTGELDYNGKPVKEGAPVALLTIPAIGLHEVVVDGTTSGDLAAGPGHLRDTPLPGQAGWSWVFGRGSIDGAPFRKIADLAKGNPVTVLTGQGKVTYTVLDVRRAGDRGPSAPVASTSGLMTLATADSHGFLSGLRASSAVYVDMSTDKALPDGPVAGAVPAAEQLMARDSSSLPMLTLLLAVLTGVVLAISVARRHFRTALVWLVSAPAVIALAWAVTDQVTRLLPNLM comes from the coding sequence ATGAGCCTGGCCACGCTGACCCGCCGGGTCGGGCTCGGCACGCCCGCCCCGGACGCCGACCGCCCGGTGACGGCGGCGAGCTCGGACGAGGCTGCGACGACCCGCCACGAGGCGGTCCCGGACGCCCGAAGTGAGCGGCTGTTGGTCGTGTCGTCGGCCTGCGCGGTGCTCGCGCTGGTGTGCGGCTGGATGCTGCTCCAGCTGCTCGTCCTCGGCGGTCTCGCGCACACCCGCAGCCAGCACCTCCTCTACTCGAGGTTCCGCTCCGAGCTGGCACAAGCGACCGCGCCGACCGGCGAGCTCGACTACAACGGCAAGCCGGTGAAGGAGGGCGCTCCGGTCGCCCTGCTGACCATTCCGGCCATCGGGTTGCACGAGGTCGTCGTCGACGGGACCACTTCCGGTGACCTCGCGGCGGGACCCGGCCACCTGCGCGACACCCCGCTTCCGGGCCAGGCGGGCTGGTCGTGGGTGTTCGGGCGCGGCAGCATCGACGGCGCGCCGTTCCGCAAGATCGCCGATCTGGCGAAGGGTAACCCGGTCACCGTCCTGACCGGCCAGGGCAAGGTCACCTACACCGTCCTCGACGTACGCCGCGCCGGGGATCGAGGACCGTCGGCGCCGGTCGCGTCGACCAGCGGGCTGATGACGCTGGCGACGGCGGACAGCCACGGCTTCCTGTCCGGCCTGCGCGCCTCGTCGGCCGTCTATGTCGACATGAGCACCGACAAGGCGCTTCCTGACGGGCCGGTCGCGGGAGCCGTCCCGGCCGCCGAGCAGCTGATGGCACGCGACTCGAGCTCGCTGCCGATGCTGACGCTGCTGCTCGCGGTGCTGACCGGCGTCGTCCTCGCGATCAGCGTCGCGCGCCGCCACTTCCGGACCGCGCTCGTGTGGCTGGTCTCGGCCCCCGCCGTGATCGCCCTCGCATGGGCGGTGACCGACCAGGTCACCCGCCTCCTACCGAACTTGATGTGA